In the genome of Flammeovirga agarivorans, one region contains:
- a CDS encoding ROK family protein has protein sequence MSIQEKKQIVLTLDAGGTNFVFSAMQGGKMIVDPHRLPSNGDNLEKSLQNILDGFNHVIQQLGDKKPEAISFAFPGPADYPNGIIGDLQNLPGYRGGVALGPMLEEQFGIPAFINNDGDLFAYGEAIGGILPEINAKLKANGSDKQYKNIIGITLGTGLGGGVVSDNKLHIGDNSMGGEIWLMPSKVLDHINAEEASCIRAIQRFYKEFSGVDNAELTPKDIFEIAKGIQEGDNKSAQKSFDTLGENLGDVLCTLATTIDAIVVIGGGLSGAHELFMPATLAEMKSKYNSGTDRLVMEVFDLTSETETEKFVTNNQLEIKVPFSDKTVKYDANPKIGVGISSLGTSEAISLGAYAYAVDQLES, from the coding sequence ATGTCAATACAAGAGAAAAAACAAATTGTCCTAACACTTGATGCAGGTGGCACTAACTTCGTATTTTCAGCAATGCAAGGCGGAAAAATGATCGTTGATCCGCATAGACTACCTTCTAACGGTGACAATCTAGAGAAAAGTTTACAAAACATCCTTGATGGCTTTAATCATGTCATCCAACAATTAGGCGATAAAAAACCAGAAGCTATCAGTTTTGCATTCCCTGGTCCTGCTGATTACCCGAACGGTATCATTGGCGACCTTCAAAACCTTCCTGGATACAGAGGTGGTGTGGCACTTGGACCAATGTTAGAAGAACAATTTGGTATTCCTGCATTTATTAACAATGATGGTGACTTGTTTGCTTACGGTGAAGCAATTGGTGGTATTTTACCAGAAATCAATGCTAAGCTTAAAGCAAATGGTAGCGACAAGCAATACAAAAATATTATTGGTATCACACTAGGTACTGGTCTTGGTGGAGGTGTTGTTTCTGACAACAAACTTCACATTGGCGATAACAGTATGGGTGGTGAAATCTGGTTGATGCCTTCGAAGGTATTAGACCATATCAATGCTGAAGAAGCTTCTTGTATTAGAGCTATACAAAGATTTTACAAAGAATTCTCAGGTGTAGATAATGCAGAACTAACACCAAAAGATATCTTTGAAATCGCAAAAGGTATCCAAGAAGGTGATAATAAGAGCGCACAAAAGTCTTTCGACACATTAGGAGAAAACTTAGGTGATGTTCTTTGTACTTTAGCCACAACTATCGATGCAATTGTAGTCATTGGTGGAGGATTATCTGGTGCTCACGAATTATTTATGCCAGCAACTTTAGCTGAGATGAAATCTAAATACAACTCTGGAACTGATCGTTTAGTAATGGAAGTATTCGACCTAACTAGCGAAACTGAGACAGAGAAGTTCGTGACAAATAACCAGTTAGAGATTAAAGTACCTTTCAGTGATAAAACTGTAAAGTATGATGCCAACCCTAAAATTGGTGTAGGTATTTCTTCATTAGGAACTAGTGAAGCGATTTCTCTAGGAGCTTATGCTTATGCCGTTGATCAATTAGAAAGTTAG
- a CDS encoding ROK family protein → MTTVTLGIDVGGTNTKIGFVDRHGRCLASTHIPTGADKPFDNFLKDVFSTVEELKKEAGEIEMVAVGIGAPNANYYTGKIEKAVNLKGWGEEVAIADLMQEHFKVPVAITNDANAAALGEMKFGVAQGMKNFLVVTLGTGLGSGIIVNGDLLYGHDGFAGELGHINVVEDGRICGCGRRGCLETYVSATGIKRTMFELLADNNGSSLLSNKTFEDLEAKDIFDAAEQGDELAKEAFAVTGEILGKALADTIAIFSPEAIVLFGGLASAGDYITSPTREAMEANCLSIFKGKTRLVVSNLEGDNTAILGSSALAWQEYEKQQA, encoded by the coding sequence ATGACAACAGTTACATTAGGTATCGACGTTGGGGGAACTAATACTAAGATCGGTTTTGTAGACCGTCACGGTAGATGTTTGGCTAGTACTCACATTCCTACAGGTGCAGACAAACCATTCGATAACTTCTTAAAAGACGTTTTTTCTACAGTAGAAGAACTGAAAAAAGAAGCTGGTGAAATCGAAATGGTAGCAGTAGGTATTGGAGCTCCAAACGCAAACTATTATACAGGTAAAATTGAAAAAGCCGTAAACCTTAAAGGTTGGGGTGAGGAAGTAGCTATCGCTGATTTAATGCAAGAGCACTTCAAAGTTCCTGTAGCTATTACAAATGATGCAAACGCTGCTGCTTTAGGTGAAATGAAGTTTGGTGTTGCTCAAGGAATGAAAAACTTCTTAGTTGTTACTTTAGGTACTGGTTTAGGAAGTGGTATCATCGTAAATGGTGACTTACTTTACGGTCATGATGGTTTTGCTGGTGAGTTAGGACACATCAACGTAGTTGAAGACGGTCGTATCTGTGGCTGTGGAAGAAGAGGTTGTTTAGAAACATATGTTTCAGCAACGGGTATCAAGCGTACTATGTTTGAACTGTTAGCAGATAACAACGGTAGTAGCTTACTTTCTAATAAAACATTTGAAGACTTAGAAGCAAAAGATATTTTTGATGCTGCTGAGCAAGGTGACGAATTAGCAAAAGAAGCATTTGCTGTTACAGGTGAAATTTTAGGTAAAGCATTAGCAGATACTATCGCAATCTTTAGCCCTGAGGCAATTGTATTGTTTGGTGGTTTAGCAAGTGCAGGCGATTACATCACTTCTCCAACTCGCGAAGCAATGGAAGCGAATTGCTTATCAATCTTTAAAGGAAAAACTCGCTTAGTTGTATCGAACTTAGAAGGTGATAACACTGCTATCTTAGGTTCTTCAGCTTTAGCTTGGCAAGAATATGAAAAGCAACAAGCTTAA